From the Ignavibacteria bacterium genome, the window GCAGGAACGTCAAACATCAGACTCGTTTGCCTATACAAGCGTACTTCGCGTATCAGGTGACACGCTTGTTGTTGGTGGTATGAAAGGCACTCTTTTGGTCTCTCATAACAACGGCGATTCTTGGGTGTACCGTACCGAGCTTGTTCGGTATTTAGGAGTCGATACAGGGCAGTACGATAGACAAGATCAAACGTACGACTTGGCAATGGACAAGGACGGTCGGATCGTAGTTGGACACTACTATACTTCGCTTAGCACAGGCAGCGGGCAAGGTCCGTGTCGATACGTGATGTCGATCGATCGTGGGAAATCTTGGGACGTAGGTAGGCTCGAAGAAGAATCAAGTGATGGTGCATTCTGGGATGGTGTGCCACTCGCAGTTACCCACACCCATAGGGACGGTACGGTCATCGTGCTGGGTAGTACCGCGGCGCTCGGAGCCGGGGCTGTTTATCGCCAACAATCAACAGACGAGCGGCCTAGGTTAGACACGATTGTTGTAACACTAGCCGAGCGAGATTCTTCGTTGCCATGGCCAACGTTAGCTATCGGTGAGCAACGGACTATGGCTGTATCAGGACCATCACTGTATTCGATGAATAGGGCTTCCGTTTATGGGGTATTGAGTTATGTGGACCTGCGGAAGAGCCAGGACACAGGCCGTACATGGGTGAACATAGGCCGTATGTCCAATTCGACAGTAGCTATCACTGCCACCGATGAGGCAGTCTATGCAGCGGAAAGTCCGTGCATCGTTCGACGCTCAACGGATGACGGTGCGTCGTGGACGTCGATGTTTGAATTGCAAGATCAACCAGAATACACCAGAGTGTTTAGGGTAGGGTCAACGCTTAGGGGTGCTGTCTTCCTTCACTATGGGTTTGCCTATTACGATACCGTCCGAGCACGGCATTCTGCAAACGCAATAGTGATACACAAAGGAGTTGGTAAGGATCTTCCTGTTCCAACGAGTCTCGACTCGGTCACCATAACCGAGGTATCTGCAGGACTGAGCAATGACCTCTGGTATGTTGTTACAGGATACCGCAGTGGAGACCCCATTAGAGTTTCCTTTGTGTGTTATTATGATCTGGATGAGAACACATCTCAGTCCTGGCTCATTCCAAGGAGTTCTGAAGCTGGTGAGACAGTGCCGCGCATTAGCCTCATACGTGGGGATCGGGTGCTACTATCACGAACTGTTGATACCATAGTTAACGACAGACCAACAACGGCCGGCAGGTTGCACTGGCTTCGAATGATTGATGGTTCAGTCGATGAGATCGCAGAGTTGCGAGTATTGCTTGATGGATGGTCCATGCAGACGCTTGACGTGATGGACTTCGGTCCCATACTCGCTTTCGCATTCACATCGAACATAGTAGAGTACAATCTCGTCTCCGGTCTTGTGACGCCCGTGAAGATTCGCGGAAGTAGCACTACCGGACTAGGTAGAAATTTCTACAGAGCGCCCGTTCGTATTGGCGAGCAATATCTGATATTCGGTGAAAACCAGAGAGTGATCTCCATTCGTGCAAGTGAATCAACAACGTCGGAGCAGACTGAGGTAGTAGGATCACTCCATGCCTTCAACCTATATCCCAATCCAGCTACAAGGTCTTCTATAGTTTCATTGACGACTTCACCTAGTGTAGTCTTGCAAGAGGTGCGAGATCTGTTTGGCAAACTTGTACTTACTACAACGAATTCATCGTTCCCAACGGCTGAACTATCAAGTGGAATATATATCGTCCGCATCGTGACTGATAGAGATGTTCGTATCGAAACACTAGTGGTGTTATGATGTCTCTTTGACCTTGTTGTTTTCAACTTTTGAAAGTGGGTCGGGGTTCTTCCAGTGATACCATAGCCCAGCGCCGGCGGCGAGGAACACCAAGTTCTTGATGATGTATTGTCCCACTAGGGTGAGACCGTAGGGGACGGCTGTATAGGCAACTGCCAAGCCCCCTACAATTGGGATGAACGTGCCGGCCATATGGATCACAAAAAGAACAAGCGTGATCTTCGTGAGCTTGGGCACGAGAAACATCAGGCCAAGGATAACCTCGCACACACCCAGCACCGTCACAATAGTTGACACAGACAACCATGACAGTGTGAGTTCCACCAGATCATGCGCAGGGCTCAGATCAACCAGCTTCAGCGCTCCGAACCACACGTAGACGATGGCAAAGGACCAGCGCAACCACGATTCAAGATTGCGCTCAATTGCGGAGTTGAACGAGGAGGTTTTCATGGCGCAAAATACGGGAAGAAATGACGAAGCGACGAAGTGACGGAATGACGTTCGGTCATATCGTCAACGTGTCTAGGTCCCTCGTCGCTCCGCTCCTCGGGATGACGCAACTCGCGGTGATCGTTCAAGTGAGAAACGGTAGCACCATCAGGGATGGTGCTACCGTTTCTTTTTACTGAAATTCCGATGCAGCCGCGTCATCCCGAGGAGCGTAGGGGCACGGCATGCCGTGCCCGAAGTGACGAGGGACCTCGGGTAATGGCAAATGACAAGTGACGAAAAGCACGAACCGGCACCCCTTCTCAGGATGAGAAGGGGAAGGGGGATGAGCCAAGAATATTCTGCCTCCTACCCTTCACAACGGCACGATCTCATCGGCCAGTGCCAGCAGTTCTGTAAGGTCCGGAAGAAGGGGCGAATCTGGATCTACCTGAATCACAACACCATTGAGATCTGCTGCTACCTGAGTATCAGAGTGACGAGCAATCTTGCGTACATCCATACCGACGCGTATGCATGCAGCAGCAGCACGCTGACGATCGATATCACCGGAGAGGAGTTCTTCCCTCAGGACTGTCAGAGCGTCCTTGTTGTATCGGTCTTGGATTGGGAAGTGATGCGTCATAGATAGTCCATGCATGAGAAATGCCTTTATAAAGTTCGTGAAAATTCTCGAAGCAACGCTCATATCGTCTAATGACGTCGACAGTAGTCTTCCCAACTCCGTTGGGACCGGCAATGATGATGATGAAGGGGGCACGCACAAATCATACGTGCGCTGGAACACCGAGAACGTGACGCGGGAGGAACGATATCTGGATTTACCATCCCCGTTTCGAATCTATGCGGTATTATTAGCACGGGAGAATGTACTCGCTGATAGTTGTACCGGGGACAATCCCTATTCGCCAAACGGAGATGTTATGTTCAAGCATGTACTGTTTCTTGCTTCGCTCCTACTCATTGTCGGCTCCCTTGGCACACGTGCGCAATCAGGCTGGGTTGTGCAGAGTCCTCTACCAACGCCCATTTCTCTCTCTGATGTACATTATGCTTCTGCCAATACGTACTTCGCAGTCGGGTGGGAAGGTGTTATCCTTAAGACAACAGACGACGGCACCACTTGGACTATTCAGTCGAGAGGCACCACACGCTGGCTCTCAAGTGTCTTCTTCGTAGACGCAGACATCGGCATTGCTGTTGGCGATAGTGGCACTATCCTCCGCACTACCGATGGGGGCGAAACGTGGACGCGCCAAGAAAGTGGAAAAACGTACACCCTAACCTCTGTGTCATTTGCCAACGCGAACGTTGGAATGGCTGTAGGCACTGATGGTACGATCATCCACACTTTCGATGGAGGTGCAACTTGGTCCCCTCTACCAATCTCCATATCCGGAACTCTGAACTCAGTACACTTCATAGATACAAACACGTGCACTGTTGTTGGAGAATATGGAAATATCTTACGAACCACCAATGGTGGGTCTACATGGTCATATAGGGGAACGGGAAGGAATGATTTATTCTTGGATGTTTACTTTTCAGATACGAATACTGGAATTGTGGCTGGACAAGATTCATTAGCTCGCGGTTTGGTTCTCCGAACAACAGATGGTGGAACGTCGTGGGAGAGGGAGTCAGGGGGGGACTTAGAAAGAGTGGGTGGTGAGCACGTGTCCTCCATTGCCTTCTCCGATGACACTGTAGGTTTGGCCATTTTTTGGGGCAATGTCATTCGAACGACTGACGGTGGTCAGACTTGGTCGTCTAGATTGCACGAAAAAGACGTCTATGCTCCCGAGATATATCTTAATGCGATAACGTACGGGGGTAGTCGAAACTGGATGGCAGTTGGGAGATCTGGGGCCATCATTCGCACAACTGATGGTGGAGGCACATGGATAAGGTGTTTTAAAGGTACAACGAGAACTTTGAACGATGTTTACTTTACGAGCACTAATGTTGGAAACATTGTCACCAGAACTTCTCATTTTATGCGTACTACAGATGGTGGCTCAACATGGACTTCCCTTTTGCCTGGAATTCCTGGTAGCGTCAGTCGAGTATCATTTGCAGATTCAACAAGAGGGATTGCCGTTGGTCCCGGAGGAATGATTCATCGCACAGTTGATGCAGGACGTACTTGGTCATATAGAGGGGTTACCCGAGACGATCTTGGCAACGTTGCCTTCCTTGGAGCGAGTACATGGACTGCTGTGGGTTCAAACGGGACGATACTGCGCTCAACTGACGACGGCGAAACATGGATGCGTCAACCGAGCGGTTCATCAAAACGCTTCTGGTGCATTGCTTTCAGCGATGTTCGTTCAGGAATCGTGATAGGAAGTACGATTCTACGTACCACGGATGGAGGAGAAACGTGGAAGGATCTGGATACTAGTGGAAAGGGATATTTCGAGGGTTGGGGTGTCATGGATGCTTCTTTTACCGATGCTAACACTGGGACAGTAGTAGGTTGGGAAGGACGTATTTATCGTACAACAAATGGTGGCATGTCATGGTCTAGGCAGTTTAGTGGCGCAACGGCGATATTGTACAGCGTACACTTTTCTGACATTAATACAGGAACCGCTGTTGGATCTTCAGGCACAATTCTGCGAACAACAGATGGCGGGTCTACGTGGAATCATCAATCATATCCTGCTTCGGGGGGGCAACTATATAGAGTCTTCTTTACCGACGCCAACACGGGCACCATCGTAGGTGCCGGAGGTATCATCCTTCGCACCACGACCGGTGGCGTTGTCACATCGGTCATCGAAGTTGATTCAACTTCAGTTTCGGATACTCCCGTACAACACACCCTCGAACAGAGTTACCCTAACCCTGCATCCGATATGGCAACGATCCGCTTCAGGATCCAGAGTCAAGGGGCTGTCGATTTAGATCTATTCGACGGTGCAAACAACAAAGTAGCAGTACTTGTTCATCAACAAATGCAGCCAGGTACTTACACCGTTACCTTTTCAACAACGTTGCTTTCGAGTGGAGCTTACAACTACCGATTGCAAACAGGTGACGTAGTCGAAACGAAGAGCATGATCATTCTACGATAGCAAACATCCACAAGTAAACGCTGCAAGTTCAAGAGAAAAGGATAGGATCGCTATTCGCGATTCGCTATTCGCTATTCACTATTCACTATTCGCTATTCGCTATTCGCTACTCGCTATTCTGAACTTCGAATACCATATCTCCACTACCGCTTTCTGCGATCCGCTCTTGGGTTTAGTATCGCGGGAGCTTTCGTTAAAATCGCCCGACATCGACTTCGGGATCTCAAACGATCCGATCTCCATCATGATCTTGGTATAACTCGGTAGGCCATATTCACGGGCCTTTGCATCATCATAGACAAGTTCGGCGGTGATGGTGCCGGCCTTCTTTGTGGTAGAGACCACCTTGCGTGCAATCATCATTGTGGTGTCGATCCAGAGTGTGGCAACAACAACGTCCGACTCTTCATCAGCCGGCAACACCTTGATCTTGCGCATCGTTATTCCTTGCCATTGCTCTGTACCCATATCGACAGCGGCAAAGTCCTTGCTGAGGAGTTTCAGCGCGCTCATATCAGCCCCTTGCTTAGGGATCATTGCAAATCCCGGAGCGTCGATCGTTGTCTTATCGGGTGCGACATGGGTGAGTGTTGCTGTTGAGACAGGCACCTTCATGAAGGGCACGTCAACCTTGATCGAGAGTTCTGCGGTGTAGCGCTTTACCCGCTGCATCTTGGC encodes:
- a CDS encoding T9SS type A sorting domain-containing protein; the encoded protein is MRNLVFCVLLFVTLDVRAQRMVTAEQIREIPFGSVWSACASIDENVLFIASDEGRYVLYDLRRRVLTGHRIPRNVELTAVAVGSDDEWYVGDAEGALWTSEDRGLTWNRTAIDSSKIVKVLQSDGSVVIVSRSGGVYTIHSDGTVQLLRTFPGVTLFDADEREGRLAVVGSRGFLATATSGGLVWQERQTSDSFAYTSVLRVSGDTLVVGGMKGTLLVSHNNGDSWVYRTELVRYLGVDTGQYDRQDQTYDLAMDKDGRIVVGHYYTSLSTGSGQGPCRYVMSIDRGKSWDVGRLEEESSDGAFWDGVPLAVTHTHRDGTVIVLGSTAALGAGAVYRQQSTDERPRLDTIVVTLAERDSSLPWPTLAIGEQRTMAVSGPSLYSMNRASVYGVLSYVDLRKSQDTGRTWVNIGRMSNSTVAITATDEAVYAAESPCIVRRSTDDGASWTSMFELQDQPEYTRVFRVGSTLRGAVFLHYGFAYYDTVRARHSANAIVIHKGVGKDLPVPTSLDSVTITEVSAGLSNDLWYVVTGYRSGDPIRVSFVCYYDLDENTSQSWLIPRSSEAGETVPRISLIRGDRVLLSRTVDTIVNDRPTTAGRLHWLRMIDGSVDEIAELRVLLDGWSMQTLDVMDFGPILAFAFTSNIVEYNLVSGLVTPVKIRGSSTTGLGRNFYRAPVRIGEQYLIFGENQRVISIRASESTTSEQTEVVGSLHAFNLYPNPATRSSIVSLTTSPSVVLQEVRDLFGKLVLTTTNSSFPTAELSSGIYIVRIVTDRDVRIETLVVL